The genomic region TTTTGGATGGCTTTAAACTGTACGTCAAAATTTTAAGCAGTTCAAATTTCGATTTGCTTTTAGTGCATGTGAGACTAGAATATTTGgtgattttcttttatattcgaTATGACCAGAAAAGAGATATGCCCTTtcaaaataacaacattttggTCATGTATATTAAGGCAACTCCAATATACCAGAtactagtaattattatatttataaatagcaatCTTCGTCGTTttgttgcaaaaaatatatttattaaatttaatttaaaaaaataaaataataaattttaataatatacaattatgaaatgttaaccttataaatgtttaaagtcATCATACtaactataaaaaagtaaagacaTTCAGAAAGTAACAAGACAAGTAAGCGTTTCTCTTTCGGGGTTTGGGGCTtgataagcattttatttattttactttttttatatttgtcgtTTTAAATACTAAACGCTCATGtgctttaaaactattttatttaatacacctgTTCATAACACAATATGTGGtttcaatttacaaaattatcaaatacaataacataatcaACTCGGGTTAACTATCGTCACAAATAGCCATACTTACAAGAGAGAACGTTCTAGAATCTTACAGTGAAATTACAACTACTGACAGCTTGCAGTAAAAAATCTGTATACAAAATTAGTTGCAATTTATAAGTTTGAGTTGCCAATGTcgataagttttaatataatccgcgaaattttaatatactttgtatTACAATGTTGCTACTAGAATTTTCTCGTGTATTACCGATCTATATTTCAAACAACAAGGCCCATAGTCAAATCGAAGTAGTTTCTATAATGTACATAGCTCAAAACTTATATTACACTAATGTAAAtttcatagatatattttatattttttaatctgctATCGTGATATTTATCATCTGTAATAGCTAAGTTTTTGTGTTATTTCACTGTAAACTTCACGCAACGAATATTATTAGTCAAACACGGACCTGCATTAACTAAATTGAGCACTCAACTAAttagtaagtaatataaaacagGAGTGTGGTATGTCTGTATAACAATACTTTCGCTAAGATTAACGTCGTCTACAGTGTAGTGGTTctcacaataaaaacaaaaccaaatCTTATTACAACAGTTAGTGATAACAAAGTAAACTACGCATCtgatattctaaaaaaatatcataacgaCAAAATGAAAGGATTGGACATAATTGcgctaaaaaaaagttaacttttaaagtaaacGTGCAACCAAGTAAGTCGTAGGTCTGTCAGATTCTTTAGTGCAATTGCTTTATTTTGTCACGTGAGACCACTTCCATAATGAGACAtcacaaaacataataaataatattttcagggCGTTAAATATCAATGCTGTTATAGTATACTTATAGCCAAAACTAACTTTACGTTTAAAATGTTGACACTTCAATGGAAGACTAGACCATTGAGGAAAGTTGTTCTGTTcagtaaaatacaataaaaaaaaattacgttactTTCGTGTGATAAATTTAAGCCTTAATAAAATCattctacatttattattataaataaatatgttaaaataaaggtGCACCGACACtgtcttgtatatattttttttaactaaagcTATTAACTGGAAGAGTGCAGCTTACATCACGAACTACAacttatttaagatttatagCACTGCAGcgctttaaaagaaataattggaGTTGTATTTTTGTACTTGTGATTTTAAGGCAATGGCAGTTATTAAGGAGAATAATCATTTTATGATTCATTCCATTttaggtaattttaatttataagatggTAAGGTGAAAGCTAAATGGAAGTAattctacgtttttttttaagtttagtttGTTTCGTGTGTAGGAGCACCTTTAGACACAAAACTTCAGATAAAACATGCAATCTCTGTCATTATGATTATAAATCGACGGAACCACCGATATATGTATAAACGAAAACATAATTACATAGCGTTATATATTCAACGATACATGAAAGGACGCACGCACGTTCACGTTCACAAAACGCAAACGTCCACTAAACGAACACAGGAACCGTATGAAACCTACGAAACGAGTCGACTCCGGAGAAGTCACGATCGCCACGACAATAAATTACAATCCGACCCGAGCGTCGCGGAAAAGGAGGCTATGTACAGCGCGCTCGCCTCACAGGATGCGCTCGTAGAACAGCAGGTAGGCCTGCGCGCGCAGCACCTTGTCCTCCGACACCTCGGACACCATGCTGTCGGACACGTAGAACCAGCGGCCGCGCGGCGCCGGGGCCCCCGCCGGGCCCTCGCCCGACTCGTAGCCCGACAGCTCCGACTCGGAGTCGGCGCCGGCCGCCGGCAGGAAGCAGCGCCGCGGGGCCCCCGGCCGCACCTTGACGTAGGCCACGTAGTGCCCGCCGTGCATGCCGCCCGAGTGCTCCACCACGCCGTACAGCGAGTACAGCAGCCCCCCGCGCGCACGCCGCTCGTTCGGCGCGCAGAAGGGCGCCAGGTTCAGCACCGTCGGGAAGTCCACGTGCTTCGACATCTTGCGGAACATGCAGCGCGGCCCGAGCTGGAAACGCTTCAGGTGCAGGATGAGCACGGCCGGCGGGCTCGACACGAGGAAGCGCTTGGTGGCGTTCGTGTACACGGTCTTGCCGTCCTTGCCGTTGATCTTCTCGGTGCAGGTCTCGCAGCTGACCTTGTTGTTGCCGGTGAGCAGCTCGAGCGCCGTGAACTGCCCGAGACAAGATTGGATGCTGCACTCGTCCTCGTCGCACACGTAGCGCGGCGACAGCGGACTCTGTCGGGAGAAGGACAGGAAGTCGCGGTTCGTATTCTTGTCGGCGTCGACGTCGTTCGCTTTGGCGCGGGGAACCGTCGGCGGGGGCTCCTGCGACGCTTCGGCCGCGACCGGCGACGGTAGGGTTGGCTTCGGCTTCACCTCGTCCATGTCGAGCTTTAATTTTTCTAACTTACTTGTGACTTCATCATCATACATCTCGTTGTAAATGGAATCTTCGATTCTGGCATTATTGAACTCCCAGCTATTTTCGAAGAGATCCCTGCAAGCTTGCACGCTGATACCTCGGGAGACGACCTCGTTGCTATACTCCGGAGCGAAGGATATTCTCGAGACTGGTCTTTCGTAGTCGCTCTTGACGGGTGACAGTTTGTTGTGTTGCGGACTCGATAGGTCCAGGTTGATTTCACTCGATAACGAACTATGGCTGCCCAACTCTTTTCCGTTCAAAGGAGAATCTACGTTATCGACTGTTTCTGTTGAATTGTGCTTGGTCGCTTCGGGACTGGCGACTCCGGAATCTGGGTTCGAGAAGTTCTCTAAAGATACGAGAGGTTTATATTCGAGCGCTATAGCCGTTGTCGACGTACCGACTTCTGCGTATTCTTTATCCTTATCGGCCGATTCTGGTGTGTTGTCCGTCTTTTCCTTGTCTAGATCGACGGGGCTCGTTCTTATGGAGTCAGAGCTGATGACCTTCTCGGAGTTGTACCCCGACTCCATGTGGTAGGCGGCGAAGTTGGCGGCCGTGTGAGCGATGGCCTGCGTCCCCGTGGACACGGAGTGCGTCTCCGTCTGCCGCGGGAGGTCTTCGAGATTGTCTTCAACATCGGCATCGGATTGTTCAGATGAAGATTTGCCTTCTTCCTTAGATCCGTTGGCTTCCGTCGGAGAGGCCTTTTCTTTGGAAATTGAATTTGCTGGAATgagaaatgataattataagaaaattaaaaaaatataagaattttttaaattttttttatttacaatttttttcctatattttaaaatatttaatctacaaatatgaaaaaaattgacAAGTATTATGAAATCCTACATGTATCAAATTACAGCTatgcaaatacatatatatatatattcatggaggcttttacaagcttttttaaaaactaattaaaaactattaataaaaattaaattcaatatcaaGCTATCATCGGttcagaataaatattttatggagaATAGGCAATAACCTCTccaagattattatattatgccgTTTCATTCTTCAACAAATTATATTGCACctacaaatgttataaatgacAGATAGTCATTTACTTAAGTTTTATTCACAAAAGagttagttaattaaaatgGGTGAACGTTTAAAATACAGGTTGCAACAAACCTTTTTTCCTAGCAGCCTTTCTAGCAACTCGTTCTTTCTTCAGTTGATATTTTGAAGGTTTATTCTCTTCTTGAggattgtataaattattttcgtcTGAAATTTTAGACCTTATTATGTATAACATAAGGTATTTTCAGGTTAGATTTTATTGGGATCATTTTAGTAATATTAGAGACAAatgaatatttcaaacaatatatatatatatttataaattattaatatagttttagttttaaaaaaaaaatagaaagatTTAAAgcctttcatattttttttacactacttacattttaatagtaaatacatatatatatatatatatatatataattgacacATATACACACTAAATAGGAAATATTCCAGTACTTACCATTGGGTGTTTTCCTTCTAACAAGAGCAGGTGGCTGAGGACGTGAAGCCGCGACAGGCAAAGAGAGATCAAGGAAGTATTCTGAACGATCTGATTGGTGGAAGCACTCCTGGCACTCGAGGGTCGATACTAAGAAACCTCGGAAAACCTGCATTTattcaatcaaaaatataattaaagaatcgaatatttaaaaaaagtcccTTGTTTAAATATTGAGATCCCACAATGGTTCATAGAATGTAATCTAAAATAACATTGTAAGTTACTAATtgttcctgtttttttttttgatagtcGAATGTCGTGTCTATTTCACAGAGTTTCATCTGCAGCAAACAATCTCAAAGACTAGACATTtgtacaagaaatattaatgtcTACACAAATACACTTGAACCTTCATATTCCATCAAGGGGGGTCAAAAGCAGGGTAAAAACTGTCATACcacagattataatataaaagattacacaaaactttaaatataaaaattaataattaaaatttcaatatctatatatttttttttttatagaataggaatatgTACAACAATTGTtacaattctattttatatgATCATCTAAAATTAGCTAATTTAACGAGACTTAAAGTATAGGTATTTCTTAATCATATGTGAAGTTAAAAAGGAtagcaagtttttttacttctgaataaacttatataacatTGCATATGTGTGTTaagattcaattaattatttgacttcagcttaattatattgttcgataaaaatcaacattttaaaatgatgtaTATATACCTGTTCTGGTCTGAGCATCGTGTCTGAGGCCTGTTGTCCATAGAACTTAATCTTCTGTTTAATTTCTCCGTCAACTTTTGCTGGATCAACCTTGGAACTAACACCCAAACTGCTTAGTATCACCGACTGGTAACGACGTAGGTCTTCAGACctgcaatataaattttacaaaatatcttattaataaataataagcccAATTTGTATGTAACCTAATtgagaaaaacaaaatataaaaacaacattaaatcTACAATTTAAACTGGTAGTAATTTTACATgtcattaattttgtaaaacaatGATTTTTGATTGCTCACAAGAGCGATCATGATGAAAGtaattctaattttgaattttctCTCATAATTTTGATCTCACACTATCAAAAAACCGGGATGCAATAATACTAtgcattgctgtttagcagttgaatatctaatgagtgggtggtacctggacgggcttgcacaaaaccctaccacatagtaaatattttatttttacaaatatagaaTCAAGTTATTATTCTACAATTAACAATaactattcaaaattaaaatcttttgtaATTACCACTGTTTTCAATTAATGCAATTATAattgttgtattaataaataacacatgAGTACAatgttgatattaataaatattgatacttACAAAGATAAATTTTGCATGACTTCGATTTTaagattgttattaaaaatgaggttaaaaatatatatgaaattattttagaattaaaaaaaaaagatcttacCTGACAGCTTCAAGCAAATGTCTCAAAAGTTCGTGGGCATCGTGTTGGTCACCGCCGCCGAACTGGGGCAGCTTGTTGACTAGCGCTGAGAGCAGCTTCCTAGGAGTATACACTCCGCCTTCTCCTGAAATATAAagtcaatgttttttattatcatttcgtGACGAAGATAGAAACACTATTACAACTATCATCTACGACAATGGTAGaaagaataaagataaacaaaccttatacatacatattccaTGACATTTTCTAATAGCACTCCTAATAGACATTACAAATGGatcttatatatctttatttataatattgattattacattaaattttacttaaaaatatccactagtattaaaattatttcacaaatcCTTAATGAATACTACAGATTATTTAGATGACCATGGATGACATGTTCAAATTCAAGAATATAGTTCATTAATCTTTACTCCTCTTTGGCATTGGAATTGACAATACAGACTTTATGAATATGAAACACATGGAACCTTGACTGTACTATGCCAAAAATCTCCAttcaaatataaacaacaactgtataaagttttatattaataagacgAATGGCATAGGGAAGCATATGAGACAAACAaagatacataattttttatgttatatatagataacaaattaattaattcaaagttgttgttgttgttataatgtttatttttgagatattgaattacgttaatattttatgcaataaaataaaatttatttaaaatttagataattgatataaatatatttcatttaattaaatattcatataaagtatattaaattattaggctcgtgaggcgaattaCAACTGCACCAAACAATTCAAAATACTACATAGCGACCATGACCACTCTGACAAGAGTGGCACAAAGAAGAAGaggaataaattatataggtaaattcaataattattttaacatttagtcACAATTAACACTTTAACTGATTTTTACCTACAAATTACAATTGTGAAGTAATATAGAACATCAATTATCAACAAAGTGCAAATTGTATTTGCTGTCTTTATTTAGCACACTTCATTTCCCAATGtaagtgtattatataataaaaaatctttcattttATAACTGCAACTATACGGCTTCACTTGAGTATTATACAAGaaacatgaatattaataacacataatagtatttaattctcttgtacttatataatgttaaattaaatccacttaaatatttatgaatgagtgaataatatattattaaaatatcttttctaCGAAATACAATTGTACAATTAAAATTCCAAATATGTGAGCTATATATTACTGAACTGCTGTatgaatttttgtattattattaatataactctCTCTCTCTTGTGACTTCTTGAAAAGTTCAATGATtgatgaatgaaaaataaaaatgtgtaaatGTTCTAAGCAATGCAATAAAGAAATGGGTCATGggactaattttaaatataggttACTTTGTATGGTGTATATAGAATTCTTTTCTTGTTTAAACTTAACACCACATCCTACTttacaatacttttttaaaggatatacttaaaataattaatatattgttgtattaatttttaatattaaatttttttaaatatctttggtCTTCAAAAAAGATACATATATCtttcttacatttattttttacatatatctcTCTCAGGTTGTGTTCGTATAACAAAGAATGAGCAAAAAGTTATTTCTAGAAAATAATGtgaatttattcatatatatcaaaaattgctactcaattaatataattatgccaaaagataactaatatattaaataaagattttgacaatatattttcatcttttttaaagaatttaagttacatttaaaaaaagtttgtaaTGTCAgttagttatgtttttttttggcaTAATAATCCAATatgaattttcataaaattatattcaaattagaatttataattaaaaacactgCATATTAGcaggaaataataacaattgttaCTAGTCTATTGTTTATAATTGCAGAAATagtgcttatatttattatctacaaaCAAAGGGCTTTAAAGTCATATGATTAAAGTTCAAATAAGGTCAAATGATTTTGAAGTAAacttattgctatttattatttcacgccataaatttaactttttttttaattgataatttatgcaagaaatttatttaaaaacatacctGCTTGCAATTCAGCCAAAGTCTCAGCTAAGGTCTTTGTCAAGATTCCCCACTCAGCTAATTGTCCAGTTATTGGTGGAAGATCCACTTCTTTGTTCTCCTCACCACTTTGGTCCGGCTTAATTGTCAATTTACCCCCAGGCAAAGTAAATTTTTCACCAGGATTTGCCATTTCTTgcaaaacatttaacaaataagGTGTCTGAACTAAGCATTGCATGACGGAATTGAAAAAACATGTGTTTCCTAAATTTGTTAAACCTCTCACTCTTGGCAAGTTCAATGCCATCGCCTTATCTTTTCCCTTATCATTCCTTGACATTGTTTCTAATGGCATTGTAAGTTCTAAGGGCTTGGATCCTTGGTTATCGAAGGGCAGTTCTATTGGTGGTAACTTAGGATTACTAGATgattgcttttttaaatattcaacacaTTCATGAAGTTTTTTCGAACTGGAAGCTGTAACTTCATTGTTGCAATTATAGCAATATATCTCCCAAGTTGTGGTATTGGCTGTTAAGGCATGGCAGTCAGAGTGGGGCGTGTTGAAATGGTTCAGAGCATGTTTATTACGTGTACGTCCGCATAGTTGTGTCCCACAGCGCAAACACATCCATAGCGAGAGATCTTCTTCATAATTTGGGTCAGCTACTTCAGTACTTGCACTTTTCTTACATTCCGCGCATTCCTTCTCGAAACCCCCATTTTTGAGGGATTTCTTCAGGCGCGTGAGGTCTACTGCTTTAGCTACATGGTGACATGTGGACTTAACAGTTTCATCGCACGATTCAGTCGACTCGTCTCCATTTTCGCTAGGATCGCTTTGTCTCTTTTTTTTAACCATTGTCGTGTTAATCTAGGTTAGGAGTCGCCTGCAACGTAATCAGATACACATTTAAGAATAACTGCATGAACACAAAAAGAACAAGTTGACAAGTCTATGTCGATAGCCATTGCACGCGTGACAACGCACATTCACAtagaatattcataatattcttaaacttttagaaaaaatatataattgcattAGATTCCGAACTTACAATTACATGCgacgtcaattttttttgtacctAATACGTcacaaataatagaaaaatttaCAATTCTGAAATTTGGTCAGAGTATGAGCCCACGATAGTCAGACATCTTTGAGATGTTGccatttcaaaaaaaatatcttaggcttagtgtacattattttatttaattgttaaaaatagacGATTAAAGTGTGGCTATTTCGCATCGATATAGCAAATAACTAAGAATCTATAGCAAAAGCAAAATGCCAGCTGGCGGAGAGTAGGTAATACTAAATTAATGAAACGTCAACATGATATGATTGTGAATTGTGACGGAATTTGATAATCAAGTTGTGAATtcctattgatttttattaggaattttgtcatattttcataaaaaacaaGTTAATAAGATAATATCTGATAGTGGCGGTTAgcttaatattcttaaaaatatgtagtGTGCTTATGattatactacaaaaaataatttattagacaTTGTTGATATCGGTGATATTTACTTGAAAAACTCGCAAATATGTCTTTGCCGGGTAATGGGATTTTCGTGGTGCAAGGCGAGATGGCTATGCTGGTCACCGCCATGCGACGAAGTACACGCTGGGGTTCTCATTCTTTCCCTAATGAAGAATATGACGTCCTTATGAGAACCTTTCAGGATTTGAAGACTATATTAAATCATGTAGATGATTTACGTTTACTAGACCCATCGACCTATTTAAGTCCTTTCTTAGAAGTTATTAGGAGCAAGGAGACCACTGGACCAGTAACAAGTTTGGCTTTATCAGCTATACACAAATTTCTATCTTATGGACTAATAGGTGAGAgactatttgtttttgtttttaaaacattttctgtattaaatatagagatattttatataataatatgtgatTGTAAATTAGGTTAAAAGATAAAGAGATTAATAagttatctaatttaaaataaataaattatatcaagtgTTTAATCCAAAAGAATAATtactttatcaataaaaaatgttaccttacgttaaaaataaaaacacaaccaATAATTTCAGTATAagttagataaatttattaaagaaaatgtaatgaaaaataaacaagtttttttttgtatctggCACCTCTATTAAGTTGTATATAAAACAACCTAATGCCTGTTTATTTgtgataaagtaaataaaaatacaatttatatagaatcattttattaaatattacattactgGTACCTGATGTGCTTGAttccgtttaaaaataaaagggcTCGTGATGTGAATGCCTTTCGATGGTTATTCAATTtcagatataattttttatgcatCGGACAATGACATCTTACAAATACTTGTGCCACAAACAAAACACTGCCTAGTATCACAGgcatttactattatttaatacgtACACCTTGTTCATAAACTCTCCATGCTTTACgactcttatattataaattaaaattataattaaaatatatactttaatttgtaaatatatgttttgacTTTATATCCtggtttttataaaagtagTCCCATGATTATTATGATGTAAACGTTGTTATATTTCAGACCCTACTCACTCAAGTGTACCAGCAACAGTGGAAGACATTGCTGATGCAGTCACCCATGCACGTTTTGTTGGTACTGACCATTCATCGGACGGTGTGGTGCTTTTGAAGATTTTACAagtaatacattttacatatcaTCACATTACAACACAAATTGTACAacagtttctttattttaactCTTCTATTGCTGCGAGCGAATAAATTCCTTCTTTCTTCACctatgtcataaaaaaaatctacctaCAAACTTAGTTGGCTGGGGACCATAAGCCTaacttcaaattatttttatattttttttatttataattagtagcCAGACAAGCAAATttgtaattctaataaaaataaataaatatctaataataaagcTAATAGTAAGGCTGTattgctcatagacattggtattttttaattcgtcACCAAACTAGTAATTTGTTTCTATAACTACACTGTACAAACATTATTTGGGGGTAGAATAATTGGTTAATGCTTAGTTCCCTCCCAACCTAACTGATGTAGATTTTGTTTATGAAGTTCAAGCCTAATGTTTCTCGTTTTGCCCTTATATTTTGCTAACAAAATATCTGTGGTAAAAAAAACTCGTCCATTTATCGCATTTcgattagaattaaaaatatttttatttttattaatttgtttaacattaaaattaataaatactttttttaggTTTTACGTACCTTAATGCTGAGTCCCGAAGGTGCCATGTTGACCGATGAAAGTGTTTGTGAGATAATGCTCAGCTGTTTCCGAACGTGTTTTGAGACGAGACTTACAGGTAAGAAAAATAAACTCATAATTAATTAGCTTTAGCTAAGTCTGCATGTGCTGcactaagtttttattttttttgtattcgatATAAGTATAACAATCTGTGACCGCGTCAATTACGaacgaatttaatatatatattataatattttgccaCTTTATggtatataatgaattaatcatttaatttatacattaattaaaattataagtttttttttttaaactagcaGTAGCTAGTAgtagaatgaaataaaacacaatcagaaaaatttattatagtttttatgtttagtttattactattttttttaatgtaaaattttaaattttagttttttatatttaatatttgagttGAGCTTAGTTATATAAGGTGCTTGCTATGgtgctataattaaaaaagcagATAGATATTCATAAGATTTTAAGAGCACatttgttattctttttttgtaatatttaaaaaaaaaacactttttacagAACTCCTCCGTCGCAACGCGGAGCAATGTCTCCGGGACATGACTCAGTTGATTTTCATGAGACTCCCCCTGTTCCCCCCGGAAGACGCGGCCACGAATTTCACAACCGTCGGTCTATCGCTGAAGCGAAGGGACAAGT from Nymphalis io chromosome 11, ilAglIoxx1.1, whole genome shotgun sequence harbors:
- the LOC126771581 gene encoding ubiquitin carboxyl-terminal hydrolase 16; amino-acid sequence: MVKKKRQSDPSENGDESTESCDETVKSTCHHVAKAVDLTRLKKSLKNGGFEKECAECKKSASTEVADPNYEEDLSLWMCLRCGTQLCGRTRNKHALNHFNTPHSDCHALTANTTTWEIYCYNCNNEVTASSSKKLHECVEYLKKQSSSNPKLPPIELPFDNQGSKPLELTMPLETMSRNDKGKDKAMALNLPRVRGLTNLGNTCFFNSVMQCLVQTPYLLNVLQEMANPGEKFTLPGGKLTIKPDQSGEENKEVDLPPITGQLAEWGILTKTLAETLAELQAGEGGVYTPRKLLSALVNKLPQFGGGDQHDAHELLRHLLEAVRSEDLRRYQSVILSSLGVSSKVDPAKVDGEIKQKIKFYGQQASDTMLRPEQVFRGFLVSTLECQECFHQSDRSEYFLDLSLPVAASRPQPPALVRRKTPNDENNLYNPQEENKPSKYQLKKERVARKAARKKANSISKEKASPTEANGSKEEGKSSSEQSDADVEDNLEDLPRQTETHSVSTGTQAIAHTAANFAAYHMESGYNSEKVISSDSIRTSPVDLDKEKTDNTPESADKDKEYAEVGTSTTAIALEYKPLVSLENFSNPDSGVASPEATKHNSTETVDNVDSPLNGKELGSHSSLSSEINLDLSSPQHNKLSPVKSDYERPVSRISFAPEYSNEVVSRGISVQACRDLFENSWEFNNARIEDSIYNEMYDDEVTSKLEKLKLDMDEVKPKPTLPSPVAAEASQEPPPTVPRAKANDVDADKNTNRDFLSFSRQSPLSPRYVCDEDECSIQSCLGQFTALELLTGNNKVSCETCTEKINGKDGKTVYTNATKRFLVSSPPAVLILHLKRFQLGPRCMFRKMSKHVDFPTVLNLAPFCAPNERRARGGLLYSLYGVVEHSGGMHGGHYVAYVKVRPGAPRRCFLPAAGADSESELSGYESGEGPAGAPAPRGRWFYVSDSMVSEVSEDKVLRAQAYLLFYERIL